CCAAGTGCCTTGTAAAACATAGACCCTTTCCCCTAACACAACATTCCTGGACTAAGTAACTATACTCAGAGGGTCCTCTCGGTGATGATAggtccttctcccctctcctgccacTCACAGGGTTATATTCAAGTGTGTTCATTTGGCCACCTCTCTGCCTGGGAATGTTCACTCTGCTGGTCATGTATGCCTCTGGAGAGGATCCCGACAAATTTCTTTCTTATGACTGCACTTCTCTAGAAAATAATCCAGCTCTGCAGAGCGTCCTTGAACCCAAACTACTACTGGGTGTGTAGTGTATCCTGCTAGTGAGTGAGCCCTAGGAATCATAGGGACTCCCAAACACATTACatagtgcgtgtgtgtgttagagagagatagagacaaagagagacagaaagactctaagtatatttatttgttcgttttttgtttgtttttctgtgcgAGGAATCTGGTTTGAGGGAAGCTGAGATGACATAATCAGCATTAGTGTTATTCTCTTCAAATATTCCTAAGTATCAAGGTtctatttgaaaattaaagatcaatattttatgtatgtaagtatgtatttttacagatttatttatttatttgacaagttttGACATatgagatagagatagagagaaagagagaaatagcacaagtgtgagggacagggagaggagagagaatcccaagcagactccacgctgagggcaggactcgatctcatggccctgagatcacaacctgagctgaaactaagagtcggatgctcaactgactgcgccacccaggggcccctaaagaTCAATATTTTATGTCAAATATTCATATTCAGATCTTAATTTCAGTCCACTggaaaaaatggggataatatcacCTTGGATTGCTGTTTTGGAGATAAATCTTAATCATGTGTCAAAAATGTTATATGactatcagggtgcctgggtggctcagtgggttaaagcctctgccttcggctcaggtcatgatcccagggtcctgggatcgagccccacatcgtgctctctgctcagtggggagcctgcttcctcctctctctctctgcctgcctctctgcctacttgtgatctctgtctgtcaaataaataaataaaaatttttaataataaaaaaaatgttatatgaaTATCATATATTGTATTCATATTATTTTCAGAGAAGCAGCTCAAGATATTGAAATGACAATTTTTGAGATATATAGATCACTGAAAACAGATAAccaaaaaataggaaagagggcAACTTGAGAAACAAAATGCACTTCAGGCTATAAAATCTAGACTATTGGAAATTCAGCCTACATTAAGACTGCTTGATAACAACACCACCAACAGTCACAGTAACGGCATTTATGATGCTACCACCTACCAGGTACTTTTCGATCtttatatattaactcatttaatccttacaacaacccaaGCAGGTCGTTATTATTGTGATTTCCCACTGTACAGGTGAGCATTGGCTTAAGGTTTCACAACTAGTTAGAAAGTCGGGAGACAACCACGCTGTAAGATACAGTTCTCCTCTTCCCATTGCCTTTCTCACTCCCACGCTTAAATGGCAGGAGTGCTAATCTGACGGGTCTGTCTAGTAAGGGGCCGGCTGCATGCGCTCTTCCTTCTGGCTGGAGCGATAGAGACAGCGGTAGTCCTCATCTGGAGTCTTGGCCAGTTCCATTTCTCTATCCGTGCAGGCAACCAGGTCCAGGCTAAGTGGACGCTGGCcatttctgtgtttctctctctcctgattCTCTTCTCCTCAGGTCTGCAAATTTGATGTTGGTTTGTTTTGCATTGCAACCATTAATACCAAGATCTGAGACATGGGAGTTGAATATTGAGGGCTTAAATTGCGCAAAGCAAATCAATCTTTTGACGgagcctctctgggcctgcctGGCTTCAGGAAAAAGGACAGAAGCCAGCCTCCAAGCATGTTCTGCCTTTAGGTGATATGCCAAAGCCACAGCTCACAGTCCCAGCaaactttcttcctcccttcctccaacAACTATTAATTTTGACTTGATATTCTCCCTCACTATTTCCCTAAGGTGTTTAATAAGGTTGTGGATGGAATTCAGGTATTTCTGGATCCTCTGACCGCTGTCATTAAATGCTCTCTTAACCTCAATTTGCATATCCACAAAAATCCAACAGCATGGGCTTAGGATTGAttgtttgttttcagagaagGGTTTGTGCTAAACTTTCATAATTCTCTCCTCTTGTGTGACCGGGGGCAAAGTCTGATTGAGTTAGAacatcaggctcctcgctggCACAATGCTTCCTTTCTGTTCAACCTCAAGTCTTGACTGTTTTCATACTGTGTTCTGCTAACTGAACTCAACAGCCCTCATATATAAGTTTTATTAAAGGACCACAAAACTCCATTTCATATGAAATGATACTTGAAAATCTGGGCTTGAATCTTGAGAATCTCTTCTCTGTCTACAACTTGATGGTTAGTTTGGAATGGCAGGGACCATGGATTAGTTCTTGAAGCCGTGAATGATGAAATATTCTtgaatctgtccatttctgattCACCTTTCTTTCTGAGCATTCAATGTAATTACATTTCCTCACACCCTCGAGTTAGGTGGCCCTCTGTGGCTAGTTCTTCCCAGGGGGTTGTGAGTAGACGTGTAATTTATGAACCACAACATTGCCTTGTTGGCATGATACTTTCCAGagttctcttcctttgccccGGTGAATGTAGAGAAGGCTTCATGTTGCAGGAATAGAGCCGGAAGGTGAAGTGCTATCTTGCTGGATGGGAAATAGTTGCCTTGGGAAGTCACCCAGGTAGTGCAGTTAACAGTGTACAAGtgagaatttctttttgtgttaGGTCACTATGGTTTGGGCTAAATCGTAAACTAGTAATGATTAATTAATAACAAATTAATATCAAATTAATCATAAATTAAGCTACAGCATAGTTTAGTCTATTCTGCTTAATACACCATGTCATATTGaaattttttcactttattttatataagaagAGTATTATTCTTAATTAGCTGCTATTTTACTGTGATTCTTTCTCTGAACTTTATTTATTACAACAACATTGAggctataattgacatatagtgaACTGTACGTATTTGAAGTACACAATTTGACGAActttgacatatgtatacaccCAAGAAATCATGCTTGTGACCCGTTGTGAATcttggttctctctctttctcatccctACACCCCCAACTCCCAACCAgacctgctttctgtcactattttCAAGAATTTAATATAACTGGAATTTACTATGTACTTTTTTTGGACCTATCTTCTTTTACTCAACACATCTTGTTTGGATCCTGCCATATTGTTGTATGCAATCTTTCCTTTTAACTTCTGGTTGTGCCATTGTATAACTGTACCATGGTTAGTTCATTTGCTTATCTTGTGAAAGACATTTGAGCTTTTACCAGTTTTTGTTTATTCCAGATAAAACTGCTGGGAACATTAATGTACCAGTCTTAATATGGACATatgctttatttctcttgggtacatacttcggagtggaatggctggattgtatggtaggcATAggtttagctttttaagaaactaccaaactatttcccaaagtgttgtaccattttacatccctACCATCAATATGGTATGGGCTGGCctttaattttgattaaataattATGCTATCTCAAGGTCACAGCTTTGTTCCCAATGTTGTTAACTCAGGTTCTTGATTCTTCTTGCAATAGTGTCTTAACTGGCACTCCTCCTTCAGATAAATTGAGGTTGTCAGATAGGAACTCAGTGCACTTCCTCCCACCACTTACAAACTTAGCTCTATCAGTACCAATCATTCCTGCCCTGCCTCCTGTCAGAGCAGAGGAGCTCTGTCTCCGCCTCCTCCTGGCTgagtccctctctccctgtgacaCCCTGCCTAGACCCTCATTCTTCTCCTCTGAAGCCTCACCCCAACAGccatctttcttctctctgctttcctcattatatggtatttgcctcTAGTctaataatatattcattttttgcttctctttaagaaacaaaacaaagactatCTTGTGACCCCTTCTTGTCCTCTAGATACTACcctatctcttttctttcatttaaagttaaatttattgGGGGAAAAGTGGGATAAATTCCATTTTCCAGGTCACTGAAATCTAACTTTGATCCTGCTCTCCACTGAAGTTGCTCTCCCAGAGGTTCCCATGACCAACATGTTCCTAAATCTAACATTTTCTAAATCCTCTCTTACTTAATGTCTGGGCAGACTTTATGCAATTTGGTCACTaccttcttaaaacatttttcattttggctttCCAAGGGTCACCCCTGGATGCTCCTCATCGGtctcctgttttcttttgctttcctgcATTGTACTCCATATATTATTTGGCCCAGACTGTGACCTTGACCTCTCCCCATTCCTTCCCATGGCTTCACTTCTACCTTAATTTACGATGGATTAGCAAAATGATGTCTCCGTCCCAGCCATCTTTGTGAACTTCAAAGTCACTGGCTTCCTCTGAGTGACTATCCCATGGATCCTGAAATATAATATGGAGAAACTTGATTCACCACCCTGTTCCTCaaatctgcctctctccctatgtTCCCATCTCAGAGAATCCACCCAGCTGAATACCCTTGGCTCCTGACCTGTTTCTCAATCCCCACAATCATTCACTGAGTTGGACACCCTCTACTTTGAGATCTCTTGAGTTCATCTCCTTTTCCTTACCCTTTCTGCCCTTCTTAGCTGAGGCTCACATCACCTTGACTGGGATTGCTCCCAGGATTGGACCTGCCTCCGAAGCGGTCTCTTGGCTTTCAGTCTTTCCCACCTACAATCCatttccaacacttgttttttgtgACGGGGCTCCTGCCTTTCTCTCCAGATTTAGTTGCTGTTACTTCCTCTTTAACATCTCAATCTTATACAATCCAGCCATACAGAAGGGCATTCATTTTTCTAAATGGGCCACACTTTCGTGCTTCACATTGTCCGCCTGGTCTGAAATGCCGCCCTTCAATGTCCTTTGCCTTGCaaagttttttattctttgggacTTAGTTCAGTATTGCCACCCTAGTGAAGTCTTCCATAGGATTCCTCTAGCCTTTGTATGGGATTCTTACCGCTcggatttatttttatcattgtactTTTTCATCCATACTGCTCTCAGAGCTATGATTATTATCTTAgatggcaaaagagactttgcagatggGATTAAGTTAAGGGTTTTGAGATGGGGAGGTTATCCTGGATTACCTGGGCAGGTCCTAAATGTAATCCTAAATTTCCTTATAAGGGGGAGATTTGACTACAGAAGATGGCAACGTGATCATTTAGGCAAAATAATACActggagatggagaaaggggcCACTGGCTAAGGAATGCTACTCTAAAAGATGGAAATGTCAATGAACAGATTCTGCTCCCCCCAAGTGAAatttatttcagacttctgatctctgtaactatgaaagaaaaaaattcatgtatttttgaaaagactttattcattttgagagaggGCAAGAGTGGGGgctggtgggcagagagagaagcagacttccaaccaagcagggagtctgatgggagctccatcccaggaccctgagatcatgacctgagctcaaggcagatgcttaactgactgagctacccaggcacctgtaaatgtgtattgttttaagGATACCACGATTGTGTTCatctgttacagcagcaatagaaaactaacatTCTGGGCCATGCAGGACCCTTCAAGCCTTAGAGGTCCCTGCTCTAGGGCTCTTCCAGTTGTGCTCCTTCTCTTGGGGTAAAACGTCTATGTCCCCATGTTTAGGCCAGGTATCAGGTATCCAGCCCAGAGTTCTTTCCTCAAGAAATTCTTACTCAAGGCCTATTTCCAGGCTTAAATATTACTTTCCCCAAGTTTATCCTCTTGAAACAGACTGTTGGTGGTCTCATGCCTGGGTCTGAAGGGTAGTCAAGGGAGCATCTGTTCATGGAGGTGAGCCACTGTGTAGACAGTAGAATGTAGGGCACGAGGACGGAAGCCAGGAGACCAGAGAAAGGCTTCTACAGCATTTCAGGTGAGAGATGATGACAGTGATGAGATGGTAAGAAAGGCTGGACTctagatatattttgaaagtaaagaCAATGGGCTTCACTGATACATTGAACAGGAgccatgagagaaagagaaggggaagtgtGATTCCAAAGTTTCTGGCCTGAACACCTGGAAAGATGACATTGTCATTAACCTAGATAGTAAGGAGGGGGGGAAATAGAAGGTTTTTGGATAAAGATCAGAGGCCCaattttaaatgcagaaaatttTGGATGCCCATTACATAGCAAAGTGGGTAGGTAATTCCATGTTTAAGTGAATCTTGCCTTTCTTAAAGACTATGCTTCCAGCAACTAGCATAGGGTCTTGAAACAGGGGACTGTTAATATTTGATTAGTCAGATGAATATGTGACCTTCCTCCATAGAAGTATTTCAAGACCTATTCACACTTTTGTATTCCCACATAATCAAGTTGGTTAATCTGAAGCCTATTGACGTTACACAGCCTGGCCAACTGCGTAAGCCAGGTTATTAACAACCTGATTGTTTAGTATCTTCTTGTTCTTGGCTCTCACAAACATTTTGATTAGGACTAGTGCTGAAGTTGAATATGAATACCAAATGGATTGAAGTGAGATCCATTGTCCCTGTCTTACTATCCTAGTGTTGAACTTTCTTCATTCACTGATTGCAAGGAATTTTTCTCtgtaattataaaatgtatagtaATATTGACTTCTTTGTTCCATCTCGGgaattatattgtttttcttcaCCACATGTTTGGAAATGTTTACAGCTCGAGCTCTTGTTATTTCAGTATGCTTGAACGCATTCTGGATACTAATAGGGCCTGAAAGTGTCTGATGATGCTGAAAACTCGATGAAGGTTAGTTCTTCAGAAAATGTTAATGTGATGAATGAGCAATAAGGCCGATCCTCCTGGCTCTGAATTTACAGACACTATAAAACCATTTGTCTATAAAACTTCATATATTTCACAGTGTTAAAAAGGTCAGACCTCTGTTGCACGATGTTGGAGACTAGGTTGCTCATGCACATTCTCTTGGATCTTCTATAATTAAGCTATTTTTCCCCTTTATACTCCTCAAGTTTCTTTTGTCAAGTTTACCAATGATATCGACATTAAAAAATCTATAGTCATTGTCTTTAATCCTCATTTTACTTATCTTCTCAGCAACATTTGGCACAATTGACTACTTCATCCTTAAacacttttccttctttattttggatGATTGTGCTCTTTTGGTGTAatggttaatttttctttttttttttttttaaagattttatttatttatttgacagagagaaatcacaagtaggtagagaggcaggcagagagagaggaggaagcaggttccctgctgagcagagagcccaatgcgggtctcgatcccaggaccctgagatcatgacctgagccgaaggcagcggcttaacccactgagccaccaggcaccccggtgtaatggttaattttatgtgtcaacttgactaaACCACGGGATGCACAGGCATTTGGTCAAGACTTACTCCTGAATTGTTTCTGGGTGAGATTAACACTTGATGGTAGAATGAATAAACAGATGGCCTTCCCTAGTGTAGATAGGCCTCATCCAATCAACTGAAGgccagaaaagaataaaagggcTAAGTAAGAGGGAATTTCTGTTGCCTGAATGTCTTGAGCTGGAACATTGGTCTTTTCCTGCATTttttagaaactttattttttcagtgttccaagattcattgtttatgcaccacatccagtgctccatgcaatatgtgccctccttaacatccaccaccaggctcacccaaccccatcccccttcaccaaaaccctcagtttgtttctcagaatccacagtctctcatggtttgtctcctcctcaattttccccaactcccttctcctctccatctccccatgccctccatgttattccttatgctccacaaataagcaaaaccgtatgataattggctctcttctttatccatttgtctgttgaagggcatcttggctctttccatagtttggctattgtggtcattgctgctatgaacattgaggtgcatatggcccttctgttcactacatctgtatctttgggtaaatacccaatagtgcaattgcaggatcatagggaagctctatttttaatttcctaaggaatctccacactgttttccaaagtggctgcaccaatttgcattcccaccaacagtgtaagagggttcccctgtctctacatcctttccaacacttgttgtttgctgtcttgttaattttggccattctcttGCATTTGATCTCAAGATGAAACACCAGTTCCTCTTGGCTTTTGAGCCCATGGGCTCTTCTGGTTCTCAGTCCTTTGGAGACATACTGGAACAATACCAATACATAGCTTTCTTGGGTCTCCAGCTTTCTGACTACAGATCTTGGGACTTCTTAACCTCCAAACTTGCACAAGCCAACTCTTTATATAACAAATCTCtcattctatgtgtgtgtgtttctttgctGTAAGTGAGTTCCTTCACTAGAATTTAGCACTAAGAGCACAGAAaactttttgtctattttgttcacttcTGTATTCCAGATCTGGAATTGTGTCTAGCAAACAAtaggcactcaacaaatacttgtggactgtaggaagaaaaaaaatttgcttgtGGTATTTTCCCAAGGTCTAAGACCAATAACAACTTGTGCTCATGTGTGTATTTCTTCACAGATGCTCAGAGCATGTCCACATGTGTTAACTTATTTATTCTTACATCATCCTataagagggagaggaggggaaccATTTAACTATGACTCATATTTACTGGTGAACTGGGAATGCTTGGTTCTTAGGAGTTTTAACGCCCTGTGTTTTGAAGCTACAATCACCTCAAAAGGGGCTGCTGGGCATACCTTCACTTATCTCGTGAACACAATGTATCTTGGAATCCTGTCTTGGAAGAAttgatttctttgcatttttctacaAGAATGGGCCAGCAAAAATACACTCAGTTAATatgaattttaaacatttaaaattctttccagACTGAGAAAGCTATACCTAAAAGTTGTTTCAGAACTCACAAGTGCACGTGTGGTAAGAGGAAGGAAAGGTTTCAGACACTCGCTGGAGTTTGTCTTCAGAACCCAGAAACCAAGGAGTAGATTAATTTGTAGATTAATAATACCAATACCCTTTAGTATCCTATGAATACTGTTATGTGACTCTTACTCTCTGTCAGTACCCCCCCAACACTCAAATCTGTATTAAGTATTTCCATGACAATTTGTGAACAATGTGCAGATGCATATGGTTTTTGACATTAAGATTTCATAGGAGGGAGATGATACATAATAAACTTTTTAAGTAAATGTACCAATATTCCAGCTTTTAAATAGTAATCTGGTAGTCACAGGtcccaaattacatttttattttgtgtttatttgtgtACAAAATATGTTATAATTTACTGATGCATGTGCAGCAAAATATACTATCACATACAACAAAAATACACCTTTTACTCTTCTTCCCCTGCCCTTGAAAAATGGCAACACTGTTTTGGCAGTTCAGCAGCTAAAAATAAAGTGCTATAATTAAGCAGTATCATAATGTCTTCACTTGACAAATGTGATGTACAATTTGAGTACACGACCACatcttttgttagtttttttcacAGAACAGGAAAGCCCACATCCTGAACCCCTTCAGAAGatacaaatatttgtatatatatgtacacatgtatacacTGTATATGTAAAGTGCCAAAGAGCCTCTTTGTCTTTTGTGAGTTTGATGTAGTTATgtttattctctcttcctttctttccaaagTCAGAATCACACCACTGGGATCTCAGAGTTCATCAGCAGGCACCGAGAAGCTCACTGAAGGGTGGCTTGTTGTGGGTGTGGTGTTGGCAGAAGGACGGAGGGAGGGTGCCTTCAGACCTCACTGGGGGACCTAGAACGGAAGGGCACTTTGGACTGGAAACAGCCACAGAACAGGAGCCACAGGGCACGCTGAATCTCCTGGTTGCGGAAGGCATAGATGATGGGATTGATCATGGAGTTGTAGGTGGCGGGCAGCAGGGTGGCGTAGGTATAGACTGCCGGGTCCTCGCGGCTGCCTACCACGCAATAGATGGCGAAGGGCAGCCAACTGGCGCCAAAAGTGCCCAGTACCACGGCCAGCGTGCCCACACCCTTTCTGGTGGCTGCCAGGTGGGGCGGCGCCAGGCAGTGCTGCTGCAGCGCGATCTGGTGCGCGTGGCGCCAGACCACCTGGCAGATGCGCACGTACAGGTGTAGCATGATGCCGAAGACCGCAAAGAACGCGGCGGAGAGCAGCGCCACGTGGCTACGCGTCAGCGGGCGCACCACGCTGCAGGTGGCGCGCTCTGCTAGGCAGTTCCAGCCGAGCACCGGCAGCAGCCCGAGGCCTAGGGACACCGTCCAGGCGGCGGCGAGCAAGATGTGCACGCCCAACAGGGTCCGGCGCGAGTAGTAGGTGAGCGCGTTGTAGAGAGACAGGTAGCGGTCCACCGTGATGGCCAGCAGGCTGCTGACCGAGGCAGCGAAGGAAGCCACGAGGAAGCCCACCGTGAGCAGGCTCACCGTCTCTGAGGGCACCACGTACTGGAACACAAAGTGAAGGATGAGACCGCAGCCCGCCAGCAGGTCGGCAGTGGCCAGGCTGCCCACCAGCACAAACATAGGCGTGCGCAGCGCGGGGGTAGACGCGATTAGAGCCACTACCAGAGCATTTTCGCCTGCAATCACCGTCCCCGACACGCACAGGAGCACGTCCCAAGGATTCACCGCCGACAGCAGCAGCCCCGGCGGCCCGGCCGGCAGCTGAGAAGACAGCTCCAGGGACACGTTAGCCGCGCCGCCGCCCCCCAGCGCCCCCGCTGCAGGGGGCCCCCATTCACCGTTGTCCCGCGCCCCTGCCGCtgtggccgccgccgccgctccctCGGCGGTCACTGCCACCACCTGGGACTCGTTGAGCGAGGAGGCGCTCGCGTTCATTGCGGCCTGTCGCTGCACCCTGCTTGGAAAAGGGAGAACAAGCGTCAGGTGTGTGATTCGAGCCTCCCGGGAACTTCCCAGGCTCAGGTGCCCGACTCCTATTGCTC
This genomic interval from Neovison vison isolate M4711 chromosome 1, ASM_NN_V1, whole genome shotgun sequence contains the following:
- the GPR6 gene encoding G-protein coupled receptor 6: MNASASSLNESQVVAVTAEGAAAAATAAGARDNGEWGPPAAGALGGGGAANVSLELSSQLPAGPPGLLLSAVNPWDVLLCVSGTVIAGENALVVALIASTPALRTPMFVLVGSLATADLLAGCGLILHFVFQYVVPSETVSLLTVGFLVASFAASVSSLLAITVDRYLSLYNALTYYSRRTLLGVHILLAAAWTVSLGLGLLPVLGWNCLAERATCSVVRPLTRSHVALLSAAFFAVFGIMLHLYVRICQVVWRHAHQIALQQHCLAPPHLAATRKGVGTLAVVLGTFGASWLPFAIYCVVGSREDPAVYTYATLLPATYNSMINPIIYAFRNQEIQRALWLLFCGCFQSKVPFRSRSPSEV